A portion of the Stigmatella aurantiaca DW4/3-1 genome contains these proteins:
- a CDS encoding ATP-binding protein translates to MSVRAVSVLLLYFRREYGEERLRRLWSKYELGLSLEYVSTLTNFISFDFTERLIDALVAESEDPHFARKAGRLFVTPDAMGFLYHALRIFGSVKAVYAKFIEVVPTLNRVGKFTIESASSNHMVLSYLSRRTERNRNLCEGRMAQFASVPTIWDLPPAQMVELQCQARGADCCRYELTWHEPVRGWRLGAGMLMGVAVGTGMGLLNLGPLPVLVPSVALGAAFFGAWMDARQEVRRKDEYLAAQNEGLMQSLTDLERRYDEVYRSNLALEDRVAARTQELVEANSKLAAALDTQKELIRLKSEFFDNVSHELRTPLTLILLSLESLLQRDPSAYPDSVRQHLATMERSAHRLLKLINNLLDLAQMEAGKLRLRYQAVELHSLLTSLLSPFRVMAEKKGLTLTLVGQAVGPIHGDVERIEVVFQNLVSNALKFTQQGSVQVRVSEDSSSVFVEVEDTGPGIAPQDIDVIFDRFAQADSTGTRRFGGTGIGLALVKETVDLHSGSIRVSSVVGKGATFRVQLPKGTAHIREDLRDRRAIDMPIRRDRRSMAALPVVRSGGASAEPMLAEESAPATAPRILVVEDEPEIRDFVVSVLRTSYRVMEAVNGEEGRQRALQSAPDLIVSDVMMPVMSGLQMLAALRERQETADIPVILLTARQEVAEKVEGLGVGANDYMGKPFSPRELLARIEAQLRLRDAAVRAAENERLAATGLLTSGFAHEVRNPLNGLMNAMLPLRESILGSQVDPDTTRAMLDVMEECGTRIRHLAESLLSFVRTSDRLVPVNLGASLDSTLSVLAWKIPPDVLVVRDYQCDVPITGDPGSLNQVWVNLIDNALRAVGDKGQLRISTEHDGATAVVSITDTGTGIKPEDMERLFQPFFSTRAAGEGTGLGLALCRRIVLRHGGLIQLTSEWGKGTRCEVRLPVQGVENLQPRGGRPADAPLPRLPPGRGAING, encoded by the coding sequence TTGAGCGTTCGCGCGGTCTCCGTGCTGCTGCTCTACTTTCGGCGGGAGTACGGCGAGGAGCGCCTGCGCCGGCTGTGGAGCAAGTACGAACTGGGGCTCTCGCTCGAGTACGTCAGCACGCTGACGAACTTCATCTCGTTCGACTTCACGGAGCGGCTGATCGACGCGCTCGTGGCCGAGTCGGAGGACCCGCACTTCGCGCGCAAGGCGGGCCGGCTCTTCGTCACGCCGGATGCGATGGGCTTTCTGTACCACGCCCTGCGCATCTTCGGCTCGGTGAAGGCCGTCTACGCGAAGTTCATCGAGGTGGTGCCCACGCTCAACCGGGTGGGCAAGTTCACCATCGAGTCCGCCTCCAGCAACCACATGGTGCTCTCGTACCTGAGCCGCCGGACCGAGCGGAACCGCAACCTGTGCGAGGGGCGGATGGCGCAGTTCGCCTCGGTGCCCACCATCTGGGACTTGCCGCCCGCTCAAATGGTGGAGTTGCAGTGCCAGGCCCGCGGGGCGGACTGCTGCCGCTACGAGCTGACGTGGCACGAGCCGGTGCGCGGCTGGCGCTTGGGCGCCGGCATGCTGATGGGCGTGGCGGTCGGCACGGGCATGGGGCTGCTGAACCTGGGGCCTCTGCCGGTGCTCGTGCCCTCCGTGGCGCTCGGCGCCGCCTTCTTCGGGGCGTGGATGGATGCCCGCCAGGAGGTGCGGCGCAAGGACGAGTACCTCGCCGCGCAGAACGAAGGGCTCATGCAGTCGCTGACGGACCTCGAGCGGCGCTATGACGAGGTGTACCGCAGCAACCTGGCCTTGGAAGACCGCGTGGCCGCGCGGACGCAGGAACTCGTGGAGGCCAACTCCAAGCTGGCCGCGGCGCTCGACACCCAGAAGGAGCTGATCCGGCTCAAGAGCGAGTTCTTCGACAACGTGAGCCATGAGCTGCGCACCCCGCTCACGCTCATCCTGCTGTCGCTCGAGTCGCTGCTGCAGCGGGACCCTTCCGCCTATCCGGACTCCGTGCGGCAGCACCTGGCGACGATGGAGCGCAGCGCCCACCGCCTGCTCAAGCTCATCAACAACCTGCTGGACCTGGCGCAGATGGAGGCTGGCAAGCTGCGGCTGCGCTACCAGGCGGTGGAGCTGCACAGCCTGCTGACCTCCCTGTTGTCGCCCTTCCGGGTGATGGCGGAGAAGAAGGGCCTGACGCTCACGTTGGTGGGGCAGGCGGTGGGCCCCATCCACGGCGACGTGGAGCGCATCGAGGTGGTCTTCCAGAACCTCGTCTCCAACGCCTTGAAGTTCACCCAGCAGGGCTCCGTGCAGGTGCGCGTCTCCGAGGACTCGTCCTCCGTGTTCGTGGAGGTGGAGGACACGGGGCCGGGCATCGCGCCCCAGGACATTGATGTCATCTTCGATCGCTTTGCCCAGGCGGACTCCACCGGGACGCGCCGCTTCGGGGGCACTGGCATCGGGCTGGCGCTGGTGAAGGAGACGGTGGATCTGCACTCGGGCAGCATCCGGGTGTCGAGCGTGGTGGGCAAGGGCGCCACCTTCCGCGTCCAGTTGCCCAAGGGGACGGCCCACATCCGCGAGGACCTGCGGGACCGGCGCGCGATCGACATGCCGATCCGCCGCGACCGCCGCTCCATGGCGGCCCTTCCCGTCGTGCGCTCCGGAGGCGCGTCCGCGGAACCCATGCTCGCCGAGGAGTCCGCCCCCGCGACGGCGCCGCGCATCCTGGTGGTGGAGGACGAGCCGGAGATCCGCGACTTTGTCGTCAGCGTGCTCCGCACGAGCTACCGCGTGATGGAGGCCGTCAACGGCGAGGAGGGCCGCCAGCGGGCCCTTCAGTCGGCCCCGGACCTCATCGTCTCGGATGTGATGATGCCGGTGATGTCGGGCCTGCAGATGCTCGCCGCCCTGCGCGAGCGGCAGGAGACGGCGGACATCCCGGTCATCCTCCTCACGGCCCGGCAGGAAGTGGCCGAGAAGGTGGAAGGGCTGGGCGTTGGCGCCAACGACTACATGGGCAAGCCGTTCTCGCCCCGGGAGTTGCTGGCGCGCATCGAGGCCCAGCTGCGCCTGAGGGATGCCGCGGTGCGCGCGGCGGAGAACGAGCGGCTGGCGGCCACGGGCCTGCTCACCTCCGGCTTCGCCCACGAGGTGCGCAACCCGCTCAACGGGCTGATGAACGCGATGCTCCCCTTGCGCGAGAGCATCCTGGGCTCGCAGGTGGATCCGGACACCACGCGCGCCATGCTGGACGTCATGGAGGAGTGTGGCACGCGCATTCGCCACCTCGCCGAGTCCCTGTTGTCCTTCGTGCGCACCAGCGACCGGTTGGTGCCGGTGAACCTGGGCGCCTCGCTGGACTCCACCCTGAGCGTGCTGGCGTGGAAGATTCCCCCGGACGTGCTGGTGGTGCGCGACTACCAGTGCGATGTCCCCATCACCGGGGATCCGGGCTCGCTCAATCAGGTGTGGGTGAACCTGATCGACAACGCCCTGCGCGCGGTGGGGGACAAGGGTCAGCTGAGGATCTCCACCGAGCACGATGGGGCCACGGCGGTGGTGTCCATCACGGACACGGGCACGGGCATCAAGCCCGAGGACATGGAGCGCCTCTTCCAGCCGTTCTTCTCCACGCGGGCCGCGGGGGAGGGGACGGGGCTGGGCCTGGCGCTCTGCCGGCGCATCGTGCTGCGCCACGGGGGCCTCATCCAGCTCACCAGCG
- a CDS encoding methyltransferase domain-containing protein — protein sequence MSDYLMESEAEARRLIEQARALPVRPHLLSTGLQPGMKVLDAGCGPGVVTSILAELVGPSGKVTGVDFNAPRLAEARATCASLPQCHFLQADIRSTDLPGDTFDYVWSQYVLEYLPDPERAIAEFHRVARPGGRVVVADVDGLGGMNWPCPPELEEGVQTFHRAVREAGVDLYIGRKLFHLFRQAGLEQVQVHLAPLWIVAGAADARLLSDWQLRFSTLEAALAPAFGGKAAYQAFCEGYLRLLSNPDALKYSVLLITEGRKR from the coding sequence TTGAGTGATTATTTGATGGAGTCCGAGGCGGAAGCCCGGCGGCTCATCGAACAAGCCCGGGCGCTTCCCGTGCGGCCTCACCTGCTGTCCACGGGGTTGCAGCCGGGAATGAAGGTGTTGGATGCGGGGTGTGGCCCCGGGGTGGTGACCTCCATCCTGGCAGAGCTGGTGGGCCCCTCCGGGAAGGTGACGGGGGTGGATTTCAACGCGCCCCGGCTCGCCGAAGCCCGCGCCACCTGTGCGAGCCTGCCCCAGTGCCACTTCCTCCAGGCGGACATCCGGTCCACGGACCTGCCAGGGGACACCTTTGATTACGTCTGGAGCCAGTATGTCCTGGAGTACCTGCCGGACCCGGAGCGGGCGATCGCCGAGTTCCACCGGGTGGCGCGGCCAGGCGGGCGTGTGGTGGTGGCGGACGTGGATGGCCTGGGGGGGATGAACTGGCCTTGCCCACCCGAGCTGGAGGAGGGGGTTCAGACGTTCCACCGGGCCGTGCGGGAGGCGGGGGTGGACCTCTATATCGGCCGCAAGCTGTTCCACCTCTTCCGGCAGGCCGGGCTGGAGCAGGTGCAGGTGCACCTGGCGCCCTTGTGGATCGTCGCCGGGGCGGCGGATGCCCGGCTGCTGAGCGACTGGCAGTTGCGCTTCTCGACGCTGGAGGCCGCGCTGGCGCCCGCCTTCGGGGGCAAGGCCGCCTACCAGGCTTTCTGTGAGGGGTACCTGCGTCTGCTGTCGAATCCAGACGCCTTGAAGTATTCTGTTCTTCTCATCACGGAGGGACGGAAGCGTTGA
- a CDS encoding response regulator transcription factor produces the protein MVSHEQSVLIVHPDPVLRAGLVSALAPRRIIAVSSRDDAARTLAERVPDVVLADVVEARRFIRDLDRLAPAAMRVFLCPQSQSQELRELVDVAAEGHEFHTVDPTVPVEEMARSLRELMRQRASVRVTTTGLEAVFLVEGKPLRAQCLNVGNEGVLLKLPVDAPIEQLPPGTRVFDLRLERAGQVMLRTNGFVRHLGLERAPGDAWFRVGIQLERTGTGIGHVELATLNDMVRVLAVLRRALRRHGTLQCTLVQGVRRREELQASLVEETADAPAVLRCALPLRWTVAVGDVVQLVFDLSGKSYHGWAAVVRTEADSFILSMPRSLSMYHRRSSMRFRAGEDQTFSVSYVSPLTGERMEYPVMDLHPLGLSFAYDAARDVLPVGLIIDDFTLVLPDGTRAPCSAEVRDSSPLLSHAVGGLARPFRCGMRLINVQPEARQVVMDAFVQARSPQVRDGRAEPFEKIWGLAQAVHLFHPDYPFEEGPHLAILEDTHRKLAHVPDGLFRTFLYCEGDELLGHISGVRTHSRTWMVQHLMVMPTVRRGENISRELPALNVDYAEAMEDVNYMRIFWRLQNKWPDRVFGWIARTMHIEGLTELRTMNYTRVPLTQPIRMRRGLPTVRPATAEDLKWLEAHLRERGEVVRLMADDLLAQEARMPTLAARYAPHGLQRGRSLFVVDGEHAPLAMALAEEATPGLSWAEMTSAFSFVVPEARHPRAAEAREALAAHCVEHYRDQGKRSALALVQDEEVEGLVAMGFQWNCRVAKWTFHRSTARTWHMLMAAVFERLRSRSPRALSQDEERTD, from the coding sequence ATGGTCTCGCACGAGCAGTCGGTGTTGATCGTCCATCCGGATCCGGTGTTACGGGCGGGATTGGTATCGGCGTTGGCCCCCCGGAGGATCATCGCGGTCTCATCACGGGATGACGCGGCGCGAACGCTCGCGGAGCGGGTGCCGGACGTGGTGTTGGCGGATGTCGTGGAAGCCCGGCGGTTCATCCGGGATCTGGATCGGCTGGCGCCCGCCGCCATGCGGGTGTTCCTCTGTCCTCAGTCCCAGTCGCAGGAGCTTCGCGAGTTGGTGGACGTGGCCGCCGAGGGGCATGAGTTCCACACGGTGGATCCCACCGTCCCCGTGGAGGAGATGGCGCGCAGCCTCCGCGAGCTGATGCGCCAGCGGGCCTCCGTGCGCGTCACGACGACGGGGCTGGAGGCCGTCTTCCTCGTGGAGGGCAAGCCCCTGCGCGCCCAGTGCTTGAACGTGGGCAACGAGGGCGTGCTGCTGAAGCTGCCCGTGGATGCGCCCATCGAGCAGCTGCCGCCGGGCACGCGCGTCTTCGACCTGCGCTTGGAACGGGCCGGGCAGGTGATGCTGCGCACCAACGGCTTCGTGCGGCACCTGGGCCTGGAGCGCGCGCCGGGGGATGCCTGGTTCCGGGTCGGCATCCAGCTGGAGCGGACCGGAACCGGCATCGGCCATGTGGAGCTGGCCACCCTCAATGACATGGTGCGCGTGCTCGCGGTGTTGCGGCGCGCGCTGCGGCGGCACGGCACGCTGCAATGCACGCTCGTGCAGGGGGTGCGCCGCCGCGAGGAGTTGCAGGCCTCGCTCGTCGAGGAGACCGCGGACGCCCCCGCCGTGCTGCGCTGTGCGCTGCCGCTGCGGTGGACCGTCGCGGTGGGAGACGTGGTCCAGCTCGTCTTCGATCTGAGCGGCAAGAGCTACCATGGCTGGGCCGCGGTGGTGCGCACCGAGGCCGACAGCTTCATCCTGTCGATGCCGCGCAGCCTGTCCATGTACCACCGGCGCAGCAGCATGCGCTTCCGGGCCGGAGAGGATCAGACCTTCTCCGTGTCGTATGTGTCGCCGCTGACGGGCGAGCGCATGGAGTACCCGGTGATGGACTTGCACCCGCTGGGGCTGTCGTTCGCCTACGACGCGGCGCGGGACGTGCTCCCCGTGGGGCTGATCATCGATGACTTCACCCTGGTGCTCCCCGATGGCACGCGGGCACCCTGCAGCGCCGAGGTGCGCGACAGCTCCCCGCTGCTCAGCCATGCGGTCGGCGGACTGGCCCGGCCCTTCCGCTGTGGCATGCGCCTCATCAACGTGCAGCCCGAGGCGCGCCAGGTCGTGATGGACGCCTTCGTCCAGGCCCGCAGCCCCCAGGTGCGCGACGGCCGCGCGGAGCCGTTCGAGAAGATCTGGGGGTTGGCCCAAGCGGTCCACCTCTTTCACCCCGACTATCCCTTCGAGGAGGGGCCGCACCTGGCCATTCTCGAAGACACGCACCGCAAGCTGGCGCACGTGCCCGATGGGCTGTTCCGCACCTTCCTCTATTGTGAGGGTGATGAGCTTTTGGGCCACATCTCGGGCGTGCGGACGCACTCGCGCACGTGGATGGTGCAGCACCTGATGGTGATGCCCACCGTGCGCCGGGGGGAGAACATCTCCCGCGAACTGCCCGCCCTCAACGTGGACTACGCCGAGGCGATGGAGGATGTGAACTACATGCGCATCTTCTGGCGCTTGCAGAACAAGTGGCCAGATCGCGTCTTCGGGTGGATTGCCCGCACCATGCACATCGAGGGGCTCACCGAGCTGCGGACGATGAACTACACGCGGGTGCCCCTCACCCAGCCCATCCGGATGCGGCGAGGGTTGCCCACGGTGCGGCCCGCGACGGCAGAGGACCTGAAGTGGCTGGAGGCCCACCTGCGCGAGCGCGGGGAGGTGGTGCGGCTGATGGCCGATGATCTGCTGGCCCAGGAGGCGCGCATGCCCACGCTGGCCGCGCGTTACGCGCCCCACGGCCTGCAACGGGGGCGCTCGCTCTTCGTGGTGGATGGGGAGCATGCGCCGCTGGCGATGGCACTGGCGGAGGAGGCCACCCCGGGGCTCAGCTGGGCGGAGATGACGTCGGCTTTCTCCTTCGTCGTGCCCGAGGCCCGCCACCCCCGGGCCGCCGAGGCGCGCGAGGCGCTCGCCGCCCACTGCGTGGAGCACTACCGGGATCAGGGCAAGCGCTCCGCGCTGGCGCTCGTCCAGGACGAGGAGGTGGAGGGGTTGGTGGCCATGGGGTTCCAGTGGAACTGCCGCGTGGCCAAGTGGACCTTTCACCGGAGCACGGCGCGCACCTGGCACATGCTCATGGCCGCCGTCTTCGAGCGGCTCAGGAGCCGGTCCCCCCGGGCCCTGAGTCAAGACGAGGAGCGGACGGATTGA